CCGCCATTTCATACGCCTTGCGTCCTACCCGTTCCGTCACTTCCAGGTCTCCAGGATTGCGATCTTTCCCCGAGCCCAGCACCGAGGCTCTGACGTAGACCGGCTTGCTGGTGAATTTCTTCGCTAGGTCGGAGCTGGTGAGAATCACCGCCGCCGCGCCGTCGCCGATCGGCGAACACATCATGCGCGTCAATGGGTCAGCAATCATCGGCGAGGCCAGCACTTCTTGGAAGGTACGAGGTGTTTGGAACTGCGCGTGCGGGTTGAGACTGCCGTGGGTGTGGTTCTTGGCCGCCACTTTGGCAAAATGCTCTTTGGTCGTCCCGTACTTGCGCATGTGGTCACGCGCAAACTCGGCGTAAAAGTCCATGAACATGCTGCGCGACTTGCCGGCGCCCGCCCCCTCATTACCGGCGGCACCGTCCATGGTAGCCAGCGTCTGCTGCATCAGCTCGACGTCGATCGCGCTGCCGAGAGCATCGAAGGAGCGTTGCTTGTCTGCATGAAAGAGCTTCTCCATGCCGACCGCCATCACCACGTCGTACATGCCGGAGGCGATATAGAGCCACGCCAGATGAAAAGCCGTGGCCGCGCTGGCGCAAGCGTTTTCCGTGTTAATGACGGGAATGCCGCCAATGCCCATATCGCGCAACACCACTTGGCCGCGGATGCACTCCTGCCCGGTAATCAACCCGGCCATAGCGTTCCCCACGGTGACAGCTTCGAGCGCAGTTTTCTCTACTCCCGAGCTTCTCAGCGCACCGTCTACTGCCTCGCGGGCGAGATCTTTCATGCTGCGGTCAAGGTGTTTCGCGAAGCGGGTCATGCCCGCGCCAATAATTGCGACCTCTCTCATTTGCGTGTGCCTCCCCAGTAAAGTTGCCCTACTCTACTCCCGTTCCCCCTTGTCTGGCAAGGCGAATTTCGCCAGGATGGCCATCGTGAATTATGCATTAGTGCCGGTCAAAGCGTTGGCCGGGGGGAAAAGCCGTCTCTCCTCGCTTCTGTCTGAAGAGGTGCGGCAGGCCGTCTCGCGCGCCATGCTGACGGATGTACTGACCAGCCTGCGCCAGGCAGCGAGCGTGGACA
Above is a window of Deltaproteobacteria bacterium DNA encoding:
- a CDS encoding thiolase family protein, encoding MREVAIIGAGMTRFAKHLDRSMKDLAREAVDGALRSSGVEKTALEAVTVGNAMAGLITGQECIRGQVVLRDMGIGGIPVINTENACASAATAFHLAWLYIASGMYDVVMAVGMEKLFHADKQRSFDALGSAIDVELMQQTLATMDGAAGNEGAGAGKSRSMFMDFYAEFARDHMRKYGTTKEHFAKVAAKNHTHGSLNPHAQFQTPRTFQEVLASPMIADPLTRMMCSPIGDGAAAVILTSSDLAKKFTSKPVYVRASVLGSGKDRNPGDLEVTERVGRKAYEMAGIGPDEVQVAEVHDASAPAELIICEELGFCKTGDSGKLVDDGATALGGRLPVNPSGGLLAKGHPVGATGVAQIAEIFWQLRGEAGKRQVEGAKVGLTENGGGMLRGEAAAVAVHILTV